The following coding sequences are from one Cygnus atratus isolate AKBS03 ecotype Queensland, Australia chromosome 15, CAtr_DNAZoo_HiC_assembly, whole genome shotgun sequence window:
- the SBK1 gene encoding serine/threonine-protein kinase SBK1: protein MSAGSIEQEPSRKLACCGVPLITEDMQSLAIRTLSGTDINKHYDLIRELGKGTYGKVDLVSHKSTGTKMALKFVNKSKTKLKNFLREFSITNTLSSSPFIIKVFDVVFETEDCYVFAQEYAPGGDLFDIIPPQVGLPEDMVKRCVQQLGLALDYMHSKSLVHRDIKPENVLLFDRDCRRVKLADFGMTRKVGCRVKRISGTIPYTAPEVCQAGRAEGFAVDTSIDVWAFGVLIFCVLTGNFPWEAAAASDTFFEEFVRWQKGRLAGLPSQWRRFTDSALRMFQRLLALDPEKRCPVKEVFYFIKYDLMAEVRRRPSYRSRKHAGDKLPAGAHRHEAAGSCTPAPLKRTILTDGSGPRLTGPEPSAASPGPASRTDGRQDKGKGQMVLATAIEICV, encoded by the exons ATGAGTGCCGGGTCGATTGAGCAGGAGCCGTCGCGCAAGCTGGCCTGCTGCGGGGTGCCGCTCATCACAGAAGACATGCAGTCCCTGGCCATCCGCACCCTCTCGGGCACCGACATCAACAAGCACTACGACCTCATCCGCGAGCTCGGCAAGGGCACCTACGGCAAGGTGGACCTGGTGTCCCACAAAAGCACAG GCACCAAGATGGCCCTGAAGTTTGTCAACAAGAGCAAGACGAAGCTGAAGAACTTCCTGCGGGAGTTCAGCATCACCAACAcgctctcctccagccccttcaTCATCAAGGTCTTTGACGTGGTCTTCGAGACTGAGGACTGCTACGTCTTTGCTCAGGAGTACGCCCCGGGCGGGGACCTCTTCGACATCATCCCCCCGCAG GTGGGGCTCCCCGAGGACATGGTGAAGCGCTGCGTGCAGCAGCTGGGCCTGGCGCTGGACTACATGCACAGCAAGAGCCTGGTGCACCGGGACATCAAGCCGGAGAATGTGCTGCTCTTCGACCGCGACTGCCGCCGCGTCAAACTGGCTGACTTCGGCATGACCCGCAAGGTGGGCTGCCGGGTCAAGCGCATCAGCGGCACCATCCCCTACACGGCGCCCGAGGTGTGCCAAGCTGGCCGGGCCGAGGGCTTCGCCGTGGACACCAGCATCGACGTCTGGGCCTTCGGGGTGCTCATCTTCTGCGTCCTCACCGGCAACTTCCCCTGGGAGGCGGCGGCTGCCTCCGACACCTTCTTCGAGGAGTTTGTGCGGTGGCAGAAGGGGCGGCTGGCGGGGCTGCCCTCGCAGTGGCGGCGCTTCACGGACAGCGCGCTGCGCATGTTCCAGCGCCTGCTGGCCCTCGACCCGGAGAAGCGCTGCCCCGTCAAGGAGGTCTTCTACTTCATCAAGTACGACCTGATGGCCGAGGTGCGCCGCCGGCCCTCCTACCGCTCCCGCAAGCACGCCGGGGACAAGCTGCCGGCCGGGGCGCACCGCCATGAGGCGGCCGGCTCCTGCACGCCCGCGCCGCTCAAGAGGACCATCCTGACCGACGGCAGCGGGCCCCGGCTCACCGGCCCCGAGCCGAGCGCGGCATCGCCCGGGCCGGCCAGCAGGACAGACGGACGGCAGGACAAAGGCAAAGGGCAGATGGTCCTGGCCACAGCAATAGAGATCTGCGTCTGA